DNA from Plasmodium cynomolgi strain B DNA, scaffold: 0286, whole genome shotgun sequence:
AACGATTAATTCGATTCATAGaattgcataaaaaattttgagctctttataattatttttttgtctttaatCTTTAATAGAACAGAACTAGAATATTTCTAAAAAATACTAGTCTATCttgatttattatatttttttaatcatatcATATatgatttaattttttttacttttattttttctacatatgtagataatgaatattttttgtaaaatttgctCTATGTTACATTactatttaattatataatgttGATGTTGATGTTTTTAGTATGCATTTATATgtgtttattattaaaatttaataataatataaatgattTACAATGAATTATCTATGgctgttataaaaaatttattagtAATAATGTATAAATCACTACATAGATTCTAatctttaataaaatatattttcattagtTTCTTTAACAGCaatacatatatttcatgttattataatttatacatccattatgttttttcttattttattctatgtCTCAcacatttacattttttatttcttaattCGTAAATATCATGCttgattataatttttatttttatcttatgtaatattttctttacGTTATAAATGATGATTTCAGCATATACTTATGCTTTTAGTGTAAATAATAAGAATGCTTTTTAAGTATTATTCATTTGGGGAAGAATCATACGTTATGTGATACCTCGTATTATCGAAATTCATTTCATTATTTCCAGAActatataatagtaattCTCGTTCGtttctttccatattttccattaatttattttttctcaatattTTAGTATTTATCCATGAACCCAATGGGGTAAACTGATGATAGGaagaatatacatatttgtagaaatagtcattttttttaagattttcTTATCATAatgttatataaatattgacACAGAATGATAATGTTTTTCAGGTTTTTGCTTACCTTATATAACGCTGATAGAGGTACAACAAATCCTAATGAAGTACCTACAATAGTTCCTACAGGGTTGGTTTCATTCCCATTAGTAGGTTCCTCAGTAGTTTCTAAAGAAGAATAATCTGTACTGGTTATGGGATCTAACCTCTCTACAGTCGATTTTGCTGATTGTTCTGCTTCTGCTATTCctgttttttcctcatttttttgcgaagaTACTGAAGACGATTCACGAACCCCCACAGGTTCATTGCATTCTAAttcaattaaaatattatccaTATTACAccattctttaaatttaatatgaaAAGGACAATTACTGCTATAATTTCCACAGCATACTCCTTTATATTCTTGATATATACTTTTAATATGAGCATAGTACtccttatatattttgcataaacCATTATTAGAAGCAAATAAACTTGATATATGATCTTTATTTCtaatataatcatataattctttccattttttccataagtCCTTGTTAAAATCACCATAATATCTATATCTACATGAATTTTGCGATGATGCTCCATTAACCAAAAGTGATACATAATAAAATGCTGTACCAATATAATACATTGCCCTAGATTCGACGTTACGGATAGAATCcaacttttttcttatttgaTCATTTGTccagaaatttaaatatcTGCATCGTTCATTACTGTCATTTACTTCTTCCATTAGCTCGTCTAattctttcaaattttttgcaaacttcACACAGATTTTATAAATCCCAACGTCGTATTTAGAAAATACAACTTGCTTACCGTTacaataatgataataagaGCTATCAACTTTTTGTTCAttaaatttatcatataGTTTATATGAACCTAACTTTTCTAAAATTGATTTCTATAAAAGGTATAAAAGTTAATTCATCCTATATGcactacaaaaatat
Protein-coding regions in this window:
- a CDS encoding hypothetical protein (putative), whose translation is MEADPMIVYEKSILEKLGSYKLYDKFNEQKVDSSYYHYCNGKQVVFSKYDVGIYKICVKFAKNLKELDELMEEVNDSNERCRYLNFWTNDQIRKKLDSIRNVESRAMYYIGTAFYYVSLLVNGASSQNSCRYRYYGDFNKDLWKKWKELYDYIRNKDHISSLFASNNGLCKIYKEYYAHIKSIYQEYKGVCCGNYSSNCPFHIKFKEWCNMDNILIELECNEPVGVRESSSVSSQKNEEKTGIAEAEQSAKSTVERLDPITSTDYSSLETTEEPTNGNETNPVGTIVGTSLGFVVPLSALYKVSKNLKNIIILCQYLYNIMIRKS